The genomic window ATCAGCCGCAGCGGCTTGAACTCTTCCTCGGTCAACTGGCCGGACAGCCGACGCCCGACCTGATCGCGGAATTCGCTGACGCGCTCCTCCAGCAGCGTACGATCGAAGTCGTCGTAAACATACATGGATCAGATTCCGAACGTGACCGGCAGATCAAAAGTGACGCCGCGCGCGCGGATGCGCTCGCGCAGATTGCCCGGTTCGATGCGGCCGGCATTCACGTCGACCGGCGCCACATAGGCGCCGACGGCGCCGACATCATCAGCAAGCGCCTCCGACAACAACTGCGTCGCGGCCGGCACCGTCGACACAACCAGCGCTTCCTCGAGGCTCGTCGACCATGTGCCCTCAGCCGTGCGATAGACCACGGCGCCGTCGCTCAGCCGGTTCGCCGTGACGACGACCGGACCGGTGATCTTGAGTTTGCGTTCCAGCGGCGATGTCATGCGGCG from Pseudorhodoplanes sp. includes these protein-coding regions:
- a CDS encoding DUF2849 domain-containing protein, which gives rise to MTSPLERKLKITGPVVVTANRLSDGAVVYRTAEGTWSTSLEEALVVSTVPAATQLLSEALADDVGAVGAYVAPVDVNAGRIEPGNLRERIRARGVTFDLPVTFGI